One region of Solanum pennellii chromosome 6, SPENNV200 genomic DNA includes:
- the LOC107022862 gene encoding remorin 1.4 has translation MKRNIYDLGDGEFAAAIAATAFAIRSLEENAGSQYQTKTKRPVIRPAEAAPMRRTSTMNRKTSAEIVSITPVANDKMQKGISRGSRNAENKADAWEKAQIAKIRKRHDELLSALLAWENEKKMMAKEQMERRKNQVELALKRNLQHYKNKLARIDHIAKGARTQAEEKRRHEETTVKEKSNKIRSTRTGSVTCYCF, from the exons ATGAAAAGGAACATTTATGACTTGGGTGATGGAGAATTTGCAGCAGCAATTGCTGCTACCGCGTTTGCTATACGTTCCCTTGAGGAAAATGCTGGCTCTCAATAtcagacaaaaacaaaaagaccTGTTATTAGGCCAGCAGAAGCAG CTCCAATGAGAAGGACATCCACGATGAATCGTAAAACTTCAGCAGAAATAGTCAGTATAACTCCAGTAGCTAATGATAAAATGCAAAAGGGGATTTCAAGAGGAAGCAGAAATGCTGAAAACAAAGCTGATGCTTGGGAGAAAGCTCAGATAGCCAAAATAAGAAAGCG ACATGATGAGCTTCTTTCTGCGCTTCTTGCTTGGGAGAACGAAAAGAAGATGATGGCAAAAGAACAAATGGAAAGGAGAAAG AATCAAGTGGAGCTTGCTTTGAAAAGGAACTTGCAGCATTACAAAAACAAACTAGCGAGGATTGATCATATTGCCAAAGGAGCAAGAACACAAgcagaagagaaaagaagacaTGAAGAAACCACAGTGAAAGAGAAATCAAATAAGATTAGATCAACAAGGACTGGATCTGTTACATGTTACTGCTTCTAA
- the LOC107021761 gene encoding transcription factor UNE10-like, which yields MSHHTWNFSHQKQEQQVVEKEEEENRYTRGHVHNQQNQVDPMSSKCEVAELTWENGQVAMHRLGSNLSNEQTKHTWGKAGDTLESIVHQATFQKQHHSYIMGSDGQNQANINREKNVSYGAQQTRGVLKRMRSSDSDPQLYIGGISLEHLNARASAKDNDITMITWPCNEDSACHGGSENKEEERETKSSNPSKRSRRAAVHNQSERRRRDRINEKMKALQKLVPNASKTNKASMLEEVIKYLKQLQAQIQLISYAKNMEQQMMMMSLGMQPPHIQMPLLATMNMCSSTAGILNNMTSNLAPAPYQSLIGGRAPLIYPTSTIPTLFPPFISPPFAMASSIPSIPSQPINAESISPKLTKSAAAPDTSFPFNHPYNAYLPQSMKMEFNNEMAAQYLQQGNQENVNIRGQKERSI from the exons ATGAGTCATCATACTTGGAATTTTAGTCACcaaaaacaagaacaacaagtagtagaaaaagaagaagaggagaacAGATATACTCGTGGCCACGTGCATAATCAGCAGAATCAAGTTGACCCCAT GTCCAGTAAGTGTGAAGTTGCAGAGTTAACATGGGAAAATGGGCAAGTAGCCATGCATAGACTCGGAAGCAACCTCTCGAATGAGCAAACAAAACACACATGGGGAAAGGCTGGTGACACACTAGAGTCAATTGTGCATCAAGCCACTTTCCAAAAACAACATCATAGTTATATAATGGGAAGTGATGGACAAAATCAGGCAAACATCAACAGGGAAAAAAATGTATCTTATGGTGCTCAACAAACAAGAGGAGTACTAAAGAGGATGAGATCATCAGATTCTGATCCCCAGTTATATATTGGTGGAATATCATTAGAACATTTAAACGCTCGTGCAAGTGCTAAGGACAATGATATCACCATGATAACATGGCCTTGTAATGAGGATTCTGCCTGCCATGGTGGCTCG GAAAACAAAGAGGAAGAACGTGAAACAAAAAGCTCCAACCCATCAAAACGTAGTCGAAGAGCTGCTGTTCACAACCAATCAGAGCGG AGACGCCGTGACAGAATCAATGAAAAGATGAAAGCTCTGCAGAAGTTGGTGCCGAATGCTAGTAAG ACAAATAAAGCATCCATGCTGGAGGAAGTGATAAAGTACTTAAAACAGCTTCAAGCACAAATTCAGTTGATAAGCTATGCTAAAAACATGGAGCAGCAAATGATGATGATGTCTCTAGGAATGCAACCACCACATATTCAAATGCCTTTACTAGCAACAATGAACATGTGTAGTAGTACTGCAGGAATACTTAACAATATGACTTCTAATTTAGCTCCAGCTCCTTATCAATCTCTTATAGGCGGCCGCGCTCCCCTCATTTATCCAACCTCTACAATTCCCACTCTTTTTCCTCCCTTCATATCACCACCCTTCGCCATGGCATCATCCATTCCTAGTATTCCATCACAACCTATCAACGCCGAATCCATCAGCCCCAAACTCACCAAATCTGCAGCTGCCCCTGATACTTCATTCCCTTTTAACCACCCCTATAATGCATATCTACCTCAA TCAATGAAGATGGAGTTCAATAATGAGATGGCAGCTCAATATCTGCAGCAGGGCAATCAAGAAAATGTCAATATCCGAGGCCAAAAAGAACGATCCATCTGA
- the LOC107023336 gene encoding heparanase-like protein 2, whose amino-acid sequence MGFPPILLIFLALCPAFLAQIVEETEFLIDGTVKIAETDDNYVCATLDWWPKEKCNYNDCPWGSTSLINLDLSHPFLANSIQAFNHLRLRLGGSLQNRIIYDVGNLESPCHPFTKQGDELFGFSNGCLRMDRWDELNSFFNKTGALVTFGLNALRGRQRTSKRVWEGNWDSSNAHDFIDYTVSKGYQIHSWEFGNELSGKGIGAKVDAEQYGEDVIHLNNLIDQLYKHFQPRPLLLAPGGFYDKEWFETFLEMSGPGTVDALTHHIYNLGAGSDLNLVNKILNPLHLNKIADTFSNLSQTIEMNGPWSSAWVGESGGAFNNGGPNVSNTFVNSFWYLDQLGMAATYHTKVYCRQTFIGGNYGLLDTSTFVPNPDYYSALLWHRLMGKGVLAVSNNASSYLRSYAHCTRHREGVTLLLINLSNQTHYGVNIESSVSITSHVKEKSNHKSSFVQRLKKTISWVGRKSSDVTLSREEYHLTPLDGNLQSRTMLLNGKPLQLTENGNIPSLSPVLVKLKSPISISPLSIKFIVFPYLSSPVCT is encoded by the exons ATGGGCTTCCCACCCATCTTGTTAATCTTTTTGGCACTGTGTCCTGCATTTCTGGCACAAATAGTTGAAGAAACAGAATTTCTGATAGATGGAACTGTAAAAATTGCTGAGACAGATGATAATTATGTTTGCGCTACTCTTGACTGGTGGCCTAAAGAAAAGTGTAACTACAACGATTGCCCTTGGGGCTCGACATCTCTGATAAATCTG GATTTGTCTCACCCCTTTCTGGCAAATTCTATTCAAG CTTTCAACCATCTGAGATTACGACTTGGAGGTTCTTTGCAAAACCGAATAATCTATGATGTGGGCAATTTGGAGTCGCCTTGCCATCCGTTTACCAAGCAAGGGGATGAATTGTTTGGATTTTCAAATGGATGTTTACGTATGGATAGATGGGATGAGCTAAATAGCTTTTTCAATAAGACAGG AGCACTTGTGACCTTTGGCCTGAATGCATTGCGAGGGAGGCAGCGGACCAGTAAGCGTGTCTGGGAAGGGAATTGGGATTCCAGCAACGCCCATGATTTCATAGATTACACTGTTTCCAAGGGCTACCAAATACACTCATGGGAATTTG GAAATGAGTTGAGTGGTAAAGGGATTGGTGCAAAGGTTGATGCTGAACAATATGGAGAAGATGTTATACATCTTAACAATCTCATAGACCAATTGTATAAGCATTTCCAACCCCGACCACTTCTCTTAGCACCAGGAGGATTCTATGATAAAGAGTGGTTCGAGACGTTCCTTGAGATGTCAGGGCCAGGCACTGTCGATGCCTTGactcatcatatatataatcttgGTGCAG GATCTGACCTCAATCTcgtaaacaaaattttaaacccTCTGCACTTGAATAAAATTGCTGACACATTCAGTAATCTTAGTCAAACCATTGAAATGAATGGTCCTTGGTCTTCAGCTTGGGTTGGAGAATCTGGTGGGGCCTTCAATAACGGAGGTCCTAATGTGTCTAACACCTTTGTGAACAGTTTTTG GTACTTGGATCAGCTTGGGATGGCAGCCACATATCACACTAAAGTATATTGCAGGCAGACTTTTATTGGTGGAAACTATGGGCTCCTTGACACAAGTACGTTTGTCCCAAATCCTGATTATTATAG TGCACTTCTTTGGCATCGGTTGATGGGAAAAGGAGTTCTTGCTGTTAGCAACAATGCATCATCATATCTGCGCTCATATGCCCACTGCACAAGACATAGA GAAGGTGTAACATTACTTTTGATCAATCTAAGCAACCAAACTCATTATGGAGTCAACATCGAATCTAGTGTAAGCATCACCTCGCATGTCAAAGAGAAATCAAATCACAAGAGTTCTTTCGTGCAACGTCTTAAGAAAACTATTTCATGGGTTGGAAGAAAATCATCAGATGTTACGTTATCACGAGAAGAGTACCATCTGACTCCACTAGATGGGAACCTTCAAAGCAGAACCATGCTCTTGAATGGAAAACCATTACAACTCACAGAAAATGGGAACATCCCAAGTTTGTCTCCAGTCCTTGTAAAGCTGAAGTCTCCAATATCAATTTCCCCCTTGTCCATCAAATTCATAGTATTCCCCTACTTAAGCTCTCCTGTTTGTACATAG